In one Streptomyces marincola genomic region, the following are encoded:
- a CDS encoding RNA polymerase sigma factor, translating into MSGTPAAAFDRLYVRQATPLTRQAFLLCGRRGLAERAVVHAFHRAWERWPEVAVDPDPAGWLRAATHEYALSPWHQLVPGRRGGELRAVPPEDRVLLEALLSLPRSYRRSLILHDGVGLGLSETAAETEASTRATAGRVLGAREALAARLPGLADTAEEQRGVALAHLLRQFAAGHPVVPGCPATLRAAGERLTRRRTWAAFALAATAVLSIALTAVLTG; encoded by the coding sequence GTGAGCGGGACCCCGGCCGCGGCGTTCGACCGGCTGTACGTGCGCCAGGCCACGCCGCTCACCCGGCAGGCGTTCCTGCTGTGCGGCCGTCGCGGGCTCGCGGAACGGGCCGTCGTCCACGCGTTCCACCGGGCCTGGGAACGCTGGCCCGAGGTGGCCGTCGACCCCGATCCGGCGGGCTGGCTGCGGGCCGCGACGCACGAGTACGCGCTCTCGCCCTGGCACCAGCTGGTGCCGGGGCGGCGCGGCGGGGAGCTGCGGGCGGTGCCGCCTGAGGACCGGGTCCTGCTCGAAGCGCTGCTGAGCCTGCCCCGCAGCTACCGGCGCAGCCTGATCCTGCACGACGGGGTGGGCCTCGGCCTCTCGGAGACCGCGGCCGAGACCGAGGCGAGCACCCGGGCCACGGCCGGCCGGGTGCTGGGGGCGCGCGAGGCGCTGGCCGCCCGGCTGCCCGGCCTCGCGGACACCGCGGAGGAGCAGCGGGGCGTGGCGCTGGCGCACCTGCTGCGGCAGTTCGCGGCCGGCCACCCGGTCGTCCCCGGCTGCCCCGCCACCCTGCGCGCCGCGGGCGAACGGCTCACCCGCCGCCGCACGTGGGCGGCGTTCGCGCTCGCCGCGACGGCCGTGCTGTCGATCGCCCTCACGGCCGTGCTGACCGGCTGA